From a single Brassica napus cultivar Da-Ae chromosome C9, Da-Ae, whole genome shotgun sequence genomic region:
- the LOC125592529 gene encoding zinc finger BED domain-containing protein RICESLEEPER 2-like, with the protein MGSRSDSEEQFTLDTNHVPPDTTDFETQHVMARLAAIDENDDQRDGGDEGNKQGRKRKLLSLVDSEEDVDVEITPTTQPRKPHRKTSFGTASQKPMYQSTLDGGSGSSEQASSQKKNVPLKYVICGGRRKPVPRGSSTQSRKNKGPSTQSRKNKGPSTQSLKKKSKIQEEIPDFDEELVEDELDEDEAGLDEAGLDEAGLDDMENRQRSDVWKDFTVVEKHNGDLKAVCNHCRNEYAWYSHSHGTSGLRRHWGRCKMYPRNTGRQQQLNTEGKVVSRKYDHTVFRQMVAKTIVQHDLPYAYVEYQKVRDTWAYLNADVQTICRNTARADVYRLYESERDTLKRELGSLPGRVSFTSDLWTSVKREGYMCVTAHYIDRNWKLNSKILTFCALPPPHTGMNVSVQLLESLKEWGIEKKVFSVTLDNATSNDSMQDIVKSQLNLNDDLLCGGEFFHVRCAAHILNLIVQDGLKVIGDSLQKVRDSVKYFLGSETREQLFHKCVDAAGVVEGGWLILDVPTRWNSTYYMLERAIKYRKAFVKLEAFDKKGYKTAPTAEEWTRAANICDFLGPFAVITSLRSGSNYPTENLLFYQVWLIHDWLRRNEESQDEIVRYMVPPMKEKFDKYWDEVSGVFTMAAVFDPRFKLSIVECCLGKLDMSTRDAKVKNLREKLSILFESYDKKSKNNSPSTEPRETASQKASDGADFFAFRQTSGIVSEKTPLEAYLEEPPLDFTNFQILDILDWWKDNAHRYGDLAAMACDLLSIPITTVASESSFNEEVDGDGEEENLPSFESIVDGEGEDE; encoded by the exons ATGGGATCAAGAAGCGACTCAGAAGAGCAGTTCACTTTGGATACTAACCACGTTCCACCAGATACAACGGACTTTGAGACTCAACATGTCATGGCAAGACTTGCGGCAATTGATGAGAACGATGATCAGCGTGATGGTGGTGATGAGGGAAACAAGCAAGGTCGCAAAAGAAAGCTGTTAAGTCTGGTCGATTCAGAAGAGGATGTTGATGTTGAAATAACTCCAACAACCCAACCGAGGAAGCCTCATAGAAAAACCAGCTTTGGAACAGCCTCGCAGAAACCCATGTACCAATCCACTCTGGATGGAGGTAGTGGCTCTTCCGAACAGGCCAGTAGTCAGAAGAAGAATGTTCCTCTGAAATATGTGATTTGTGGAGGGAGGAGAAAGCCAGTGCCTCGGGGGTCGTCTACTCAGTCGCGGAAAAACAAAGGACCGAGTACTCAGTCCCGGAAAAACAAAGGACCGAGTACTCAGtcgctgaagaagaagagcaagatcCAAGAGGAGATACCAGATTTTGATGAGGAACTAGTAGAAGATGAGTTGGACGAGGATGAAGCCGGTTTGGATGAAGCCGGATTGGATGAAGCCGGTTTGGATGATATGGAGAATAGGCAACGATCAGATGTGTGGAAGGATTTCACGGTGGTTGAAAAACACAATGGAGATTTGAAAGCTGTGTGCAATCATTGCAGGAATGAGTATGCATGGTATTCTCACTCGCATGGAACAAGTGGGCTGAGAAGGCATTGGGGGAGATGTAAAATGTATCCAAGGAATACTGGGAGGCAACAACAACTCAATACTGAAGGGAAAGTAGTATCTCGCAAGTATGATCATACTGTGTTCAGACAGATGGTAGCTAAGACTATAGTCCAGCATGATCTACCTTACGCGTACGTTGAGTATCAAAAAGTTAGAGACACATGGGCGTATTTGAATGCTGATGTCCAAACAATTTGTCGAAACACAGCGAGAGCAGATGTGTATCGATTATATGAGAGTGAGAGAGACACACTCAAGAGGGAATTAGGGAGTCTTCCTGGACGAGTGTCCTTCACATCTGACTTGTGGACATCAGTGAAACGAGAAGGATACATGTGTGTGACAGCACATTACATTGATCGGAATTGGAAGTTGAACAGCAAGATCTTGACGTTTTGTGCTCTACCACCACCACATACTGGTATGAATGTTTCTGTTCAGCTCCTTGAATCACTGAAAGAGTGGGGAATTGAAAAGAAGGTGTTCTCGGTCACATTAGATAATGCTACAAGTAATGACTCGATGCAAGATATTGTGAAATCGCAGCTGAATTTGAATGATGATTTGTTGTGTGGAGGAGAGTTTTTTCATGTCAGATGTGCAGCTCACATACTTAACCTCATTGTGCAAGATGGGTTGAAGGTTATTGGAGACTCTTTGCAGAAAGTAAGAGACAGTGTTAAGTATTTTTTAGGATCGGAAACGCGTGAACAGCTGTTCCACAAATGTGTGGATGCTGCCGGTGTAGTAGAAGGTGGATGGCTTATACTGGACGTGCCGACAAGATGGAACTCAACTTACTATATGCTTGAAAGAGCCATCAAGTACCGTAAAGCATTTGTTAAGTTGGAGGCATTTGATAAGAAGGGTTATAAAACGGCGCCCACAGCTGAGGAATGGACTAGAGCAGCCAATATTTGCGATTTTTTGGGTCCTTTTGCTGTGATCACAAGCTTGAGGTCTGGTTCGAATTACCCGACTGAAAACTTGCTTTTCTATCAGGTTTGGTTGATCCATGATTGGCTTCGGAGAAATGAGGAAAGCCAAGACGAGATTGTCAGATACATGGTGCCACCGATGAAGGAGAAGTTCGACAAATATTGGGACGAAGTCAGTGGTGTTTTTACAATGGCAGCAGTCTTCGATCCACGGTTTAAGCTTTCTATTGTCGAATGTTGTTTAGGGAAGCTTGACATGAGTACACGTGATGCAAAGGTGAAGAATCTGCGTGAGAAGCTGAGTATTCTGTTTGAGTCATACGACAAAAAATCCAAGAATAACTCGCCTTCCACTGAGCCTCGTGAGACTGCTTCGCAAAAAGCATCCGATGGGGCT GATTTCTTTGCATTTCGCCAAACGAGTGGCATTGTGAGTGAAAAGACACCTCTAGAAGCTTATCTTGAAGAACCACCTTTGGACTTTACTAATTTCCAGATCTTGGACATCCTCGATTGGTGGAAAGATAATGCGCATCGGTATGGTGACTTGGCTGCAATGGCATGTGATCTGCTAAGTATTCCAATCACAACAGTGGCTTCGGAGTCTTCCTTCA ATGAAGAAGTCGATggtgatggtgaagaagagaatTTACCATCATTTGAGTCCATTGTTGATGGGGAAGGTGAAGATGAGTAG